The Coriobacteriia bacterium region ATTCGCGACATCCGCGCCACAGTTGGTGCTGGGTTCCTCTACCCGCTGTGCGGTGACATGCGCACGATGCCGGGTCTGCCCAAGGTTCCGGCAGGAGACTCCATCGACCTCGACGAGAAGGGCAACGTGGTCGGCCTGTTCTAGGCGACCGCGAAGGAAGGGTCCGTACAGATGCCGCAGGTGACATTCACACCGGAAGGGACGACTGTCGTGGTCGGGCAGGGCGAGAACCTGCTGCGTGCCGCGATGCTCGCCGATGTCCGAGTGAGTGCGAGCTGCGGCGGCGACGGGACCTGCGGCAAGTGCAAGATGGTCGTCGAGTCGGGCTCGGTCGACACGAAGGGCAGTGCCAAGCTCACCCGCGAAGAGGTCGCAGCAGGATACGTGCTGTCGTGCGTCAGCACCGTCACCGGCGATGTGACCGTGCGCGTCCCGATAGAGGCGCGTCCCGGTCAGGCTCCCGCGCGTGGAACATCGACGCGCCGCCCGAACGCGGTACTCACACCCGAAGAGCACGCCATTCGCTTGCCCAAGCACGGATCGCCCCCGCCCGTCGCCAAGCGCGTGCTGCGCATGAACGAGCCCACCGTGCAGGACAACGTCAACGACGCCACGCGCGTGCGCCAAGCGCTCAAGCGTACCCACGGCGTCGAGACCGCATCGATCACGCTGCCCGCGCTGCGCGAGCTTCCATACGCCGTGCGCGAGGGCGAGTGGGTCGTGACCGCGTTCGCGAGCGAACCGTGCGACTCGGCACCGGTCGTGACCGGCTTCCAGGCCGGCGACACGAGCGCGAGGCACTATGCCGTGGCCGTAGACGTCGGCACCACGACGGTCGAGATCGCGCTCGTCGACCTCAACACCGGCGACGTGGTCGCTTCAGCGAGTGAGTACAACGCGCAGGTGTCTCGCGGCGAGGACGTCATCAGCCGCGTGATCGCGTCGACCAAGCCCGGCGGCCTCGAGGACCTCGAGGCACTCGTCATCGGGACCATCAAGGGGCTCGTCGAGCAGGCGCTCTCGACCTCGGGGGTCTCGGCAGACGACATCGTCGCCTACTACGTCGCTGGCAACACGGTGATGTCGCACCTGCTGCTCGGCATCTCGCCCGAGTTCATCCGCACCTCGCCCTACGTTCCGGCCGCGTCAACGTTCCCGTGGATGCGCGCCGCCGACTTCGGGCTGCCGGCCGCGCGTGCGACCCGGATGTACGTGGTGCCGTGTCCCGCGAGTTGGCTCGGCGGCGACATCGTCGCAGGCCTCGTGGCCGCGGGTGTGCCGTGGACCGAGAAGCTCACGCTGTTCATCGACGTTGGCACCAACGGCGAGATCGTGCTCGGCAACAACGAGTGGCTGGTGTCGTGCTCGTGCTCGGCGGGTCCGGCGTTTGAAGGCGGCGGCATCCTGCACGGCATGCGCGCGGCCAACGGCGCCATCGAGCAAGTGCGCATCGACGACGAGACGCTCGAGCCGACCATCATGACCATCGGCGGCGTCAAGCCGCTCGGCATCTGCGGCAGCGGCCTGATCGACACGGCCGCCGAGCTGTTCATGTGCGGCGCTCTCGGCCGTGACGGCAAGTTCCGCACCGACCACAGTTCGCCCTACCTCGTCGAAGGCGAGCGCGGGCTGGAGTACGTGCTCGCGAGCGCCGAGGAGAGCGCGACGGGCAAGCGCATCGTGCTCACCGAGGTCGACGTCGAGAACCTCATGCGTGCGAAGGCCGCGATCTACTCGGGCATCGCAGTGCTGGTCGAGAGTCTCGACCTGAGCATGGACGACATCGAGGAGGTCGTGATTGCAGGCGGCTTCGGCCACTACCTCGACCTCGAGCGCGTGGTCGCGCTGGGTATGGTGCCCGAGATCGCCCCGGAGCGCTTCGTGTTCCTTGGTAATGGATCGCTGCTGGGTGCCAAGCTCGTCGCCGGCTCGCGCGAGGTCCTGCGCACTACCAAGCGCACCGCCGAGACGGTCACCTACCTCGAGCTCTCGGTCAACGCCGGGTTCATGGACAACTACACCTCGGCGCTGTTCCTCCCGCATACCAACCTGACGCTGTTCCCGCGCACCGAAGAGATCCGCGCGGCTCGGCTTTCCGAGAAGGCGGTGGTGTAGCGATGGCCTTCACGATCGCACTCGCTGGCAAGGGCGGCACCGGCAAGACCACGACGGCCGCGCTCATGGTGCGCGCGCTGCGCGAGATGGGCGCCCGTTCGGTGCTCGCTGTCGATGCCGATCCCAACGCGTGTCTGCACGAGGCGCTCGGCACCGAAGTCGAGCGCTCGGTGGGCGAGATCACCGAGCAGATGCTCGAGCACCCGGACGCCAACCCGGGCGGCATGAGCAAGGACGCCTGGCTCGAGCTCAACATCCAGCGCTACGTGGTCGAGGAGAAGGAGTACGACCTCCTGTCGATGGGCCGCCCCGAAGGCTCGGGCTGCTACTGCTATGCGAACAACCTCGTGCGCGGGTGCATCGACGACCTGCAGCGCAGCTACGAGTACGTGGTCATGGACAACGAGGCCGGCCTCGAGCACCTCTCACGTCGCACGACCCGCGACGTGAACCTGCTGCTCATAGTCTCGGATCCGAGCGTGCGTGGCATCCGTACCGCCGGCACGCTCAACCAGCTCGCCGACGAGCTCAAGATCGCCGTCGGTGCACGCTACCTCATCGTCAACCGCGGGACCGAACCGCTCGATCCCGCGCTCATCGCCGCCGCCGAGGCGACCGGCGTCCCGCTTCTCGGCGTCGTTCCCGGCGACGAGGGCGTGACGAAGGCCGACCTCATCGGAGGCGGCGTGTACGACCTATCTGACGATTCCGTGGCTCTTGCGGCGGTGCGTGACCTGCTCGCGCAGGCAATCCCCGCGCTCGACGCCACTGCGACATCCCGACTCTAGGAGGACGAGTGACTGCACGCATCATCGACGGTAAGGCGATCTCGGCGAAGCGCCGCGCGGCGGTAGCCGTGCGTGTCGCCGAGTTCAAGGCGCAGGGCGTCACGCCCGGGCTCGCGGTCGTCATCGTGGGCAACGACCCGGCCTCCGAGGTCTACGTGCGCAACAAGGTGCGTGCGTGCGAGGAGACCGGCATCTTCTCCGAGAAGATCGAGCTGCCCGACACCACCTCGCAGGCCGAGCTGCTCGGCGTGGTGCGCAGCTTGAACGAGCGCGCCGACATCCACGGCATCCTCGTGCAGTTCCCGCTGCCGGCGGGTCTCGACGAGGACGAGGTCATCGAGACGATCGCGCTGGAGAAGGACGTCGACGGCTTTCACCCGGAGAGCATCGGGCGCCTCGTG contains the following coding sequences:
- a CDS encoding DUF4445 domain-containing protein codes for the protein MPQVTFTPEGTTVVVGQGENLLRAAMLADVRVSASCGGDGTCGKCKMVVESGSVDTKGSAKLTREEVAAGYVLSCVSTVTGDVTVRVPIEARPGQAPARGTSTRRPNAVLTPEEHAIRLPKHGSPPPVAKRVLRMNEPTVQDNVNDATRVRQALKRTHGVETASITLPALRELPYAVREGEWVVTAFASEPCDSAPVVTGFQAGDTSARHYAVAVDVGTTTVEIALVDLNTGDVVASASEYNAQVSRGEDVISRVIASTKPGGLEDLEALVIGTIKGLVEQALSTSGVSADDIVAYYVAGNTVMSHLLLGISPEFIRTSPYVPAASTFPWMRAADFGLPAARATRMYVVPCPASWLGGDIVAGLVAAGVPWTEKLTLFIDVGTNGEIVLGNNEWLVSCSCSAGPAFEGGGILHGMRAANGAIEQVRIDDETLEPTIMTIGGVKPLGICGSGLIDTAAELFMCGALGRDGKFRTDHSSPYLVEGERGLEYVLASAEESATGKRIVLTEVDVENLMRAKAAIYSGIAVLVESLDLSMDDIEEVVIAGGFGHYLDLERVVALGMVPEIAPERFVFLGNGSLLGAKLVAGSREVLRTTKRTAETVTYLELSVNAGFMDNYTSALFLPHTNLTLFPRTEEIRAARLSEKAVV
- a CDS encoding AAA family ATPase; translation: MAFTIALAGKGGTGKTTTAALMVRALREMGARSVLAVDADPNACLHEALGTEVERSVGEITEQMLEHPDANPGGMSKDAWLELNIQRYVVEEKEYDLLSMGRPEGSGCYCYANNLVRGCIDDLQRSYEYVVMDNEAGLEHLSRRTTRDVNLLLIVSDPSVRGIRTAGTLNQLADELKIAVGARYLIVNRGTEPLDPALIAAAEATGVPLLGVVPGDEGVTKADLIGGGVYDLSDDSVALAAVRDLLAQAIPALDATATSRL
- a CDS encoding bifunctional 5,10-methylene-tetrahydrofolate dehydrogenase/5,10-methylene-tetrahydrofolate cyclohydrolase (catalyzes the formation of 5,10-methenyltetrahydrofolate from 5,10-methylenetetrahydrofolate and subsequent formation of 10-formyltetrahydrofolate from 5,10-methenyltetrahydrofolate), coding for MTARIIDGKAISAKRRAAVAVRVAEFKAQGVTPGLAVVIVGNDPASEVYVRNKVRACEETGIFSEKIELPDTTSQAELLGVVRSLNERADIHGILVQFPLPAGLDEDEVIETIALEKDVDGFHPESIGRLVVGKDTFVSCTPAGCMVLLEESGIDLKGKNVVVVGRSNNVGKPAGLLALNQHATVTFCHSRTADLPGEVGRGDVVIVAVGRPEMVKGDWLKPGAVVID